A segment of the Xenorhabdus bovienii SS-2004 genome:
CGGACTGCCTGTCCCGGTGCCTTTCACCAGATATTTGGCCTCACCGCGTCCGATGCGCTGGGCAATACGGGCGGCCAGATAGGCTTCCATATCAATACCGGAGTCCAGCAACAGTTCATTGGACACCCGGATGATTTTGGACGACAGTTTCTTCGCCCCCAGTGACTCAGTGCCGAACAGCGTATCTTCTTCGCTGGCCGCCGTGTTTTCACCCAGCAGCTCACCCTCTTCCGCCGTGCCGTCCGCCGTCGCCCATTCGATGGTCTGCCCGGTGGAGGTGCTGAGGATTTGTGCCACGCTGGCAATGCCGCCATAGGCTTTCATCGCCTCCACCACCTTATTGAGCATCCGTGTGGGGACGGTATAGCCGCCTTTCTCGTCCGGCGTGGTGCCCTGTGCCCGCAATTCTTTCAACGCCTGACGCTCTTCGCTGCTCATCTCCCCCAGCCCGTGACGCAGGAACCGGTCAAATGCGGCGGCGCGGCGCTCTGCCTGCTCGGTTTCGGGGTTGCCCGGTTGTTGACGCTGCTCCGGCTCCGTATTGTCCACCAGTTGCTGGTCTAGATGGCGTAATTCCTCCTCGCGCTGGATTTGGGCGTCAATGCTGTCCAGTTCGGTTTTCGCTTTATTCCATTCGGTGCGCTGCTCGTCTGTCCACGCGTTATCCCCGATTTTGTCATGCAGGGTGCGCATTTGGGCGGCGATGGTGTTACGTTTTTGTTTTAATTCATGCAATTTCATACTCACATCCTATCGATTCAATAAAGTCAGAAGACGCTCACGCGCCCGTTTTTCGTTAATGGCTTTCTGGCAGATACCGCTGCTTCGGGCTTCTTTCCAAGCATTCAGGGATCGAACCGCCGAACCCGCTTCCTGATAGGCGGGGTAGGTCACCGGACTGACATCATACAGCCGTGAAAATTTGTGGATTTCGCGGATAACGATCCCTTCCTCATCCTCGTACCAGTGTTCACCATCACGGGCGACCCGAAAGGCAAACGAACTTTGGTTAATATCACCACGTTGCATGGGGGCCAGCACCAGATCACGAATGGTCTGTGTGTCAGGCGCGGCGATGTCGTACTGCAAGCCACGCTCATCCACCGAGACCGTTAATGTTCCTGCTGTACTGCGTCCTAAAATAAAATTAGGATCATGGTTAAACAGCCCCCGAATATCATCATTCAGTACCTCGTCAAACGCGCCGGGTTTAATAATTTCTCTGAATCCCCACAACGGCTCAGAGCGGCTATTGAACACCGAACCGTAACCAACAATGCGCGTCGGCTGGTTTTCCAGTTGTTCAGCACGTACCTCACCGCTGTAACAGCGCATTTCTCTGTCACTCATCGGGTTTGTCCTCGTGTTCAGGTTGGTTGGGTTGATTGCCGTTAACAGGATTGGCGGCATTGACACTGACCAGCATCTCGTCCAGCCCGTCCACCGGGTTCATGTCTTCAAAGGCGCGAGCCTCGTTGCGACTCATCCAACCATCGGTAATAGCAAAATGGTAGAACTGCGCACGTTCCTGCGGTGTACCGCGCAGTAATCCGGCCAGATTGAAGCGAACATAGAACCCCGCTATCCGTTCCTGCCGGGTAAACAGGCGACGGTTCAACTCTTGCTCCCAGTTCACCACCCACGGCATGACGGTATGGCGCACAAACTGGATAGCCTGATTGCTGATATTGGAAAACGTCGCTTTTTCCAAATCGTTAATCATGTGAGCGGGAACGTTAAATATGCCGGCAATCATGGAGCGATTGAGTTTCATCATGTCAATCAGCTGCGCGTCCACCGGGGAAACGGTCAGCGCTTTGTAATCCAATTCAGCGGGCAGCAGCATGGTTTTGTTCTCTTCGCTGCGCAGGGAAGCCGCGGCTTTTCGCCACATCAGTTTGAGCCGTTCCCAACCCTTATCACTGATTTCCCCTTTTACGGACACAATGCCGGCCGGACGGGCATTGCCGCCAAAAAACGCGCTGGTATATTTTTGTCCGCTCATGCCCATACCGATAGTTTCCGCATGTTGCAGGATGGGGCTTAAACCCATTTTCTGATTATTACCTAACGCGCGGATGTGGATCATATCATCGGGACTGATAGCGAAATTGCCCTCGTCGTTATAGACCCCGTAGGTGTAGCGTCCACCTGTGTTCAGCAGGGTGGTTTCCCACGGCATGCAGGCCTCCAGTGCAATCACATCGCCTTTTCGGTTGCGTTTCACCCACGTATAGCCATTGCCCCAGCCGAGGACATGGCGCTGCTTCAGTTCGCGCCATTTGTAGCTGGTTTGCCAGTCGTTCGGCTCATCATGGGTCAGATAAAACGCCGGATGTTCCCGCGCCATCTCAACCGATTTCCCGGTCTTGCGCATCACATGCAGGGGCATCTGTGCCACTGACGAGGCCAGTACATAAATACAGGCATAGACCGCTGCCAGCTTCATGGACGTTTCGGGGCTGACATACACATCGGCGCTGAACAGGCCGTCATGCTCGGCGGCCTCGGCCGTGAGCGGGGTCTTCGGGTTTTCCAGCGATTCACTGCGGAACAGGGCATCAAGCAACATGTTTCCTCCGGCGGGCGACGGTCAGGGCATAGGCAATCAACAAAACGCCCCCGATGATCAGGGTGTTTGCCAGCCCATACTTAAGGTAACAGCCGGCCAGCACTGCCCCGACACCCGCCAGCGCAGTGCCATCAATCAGTAAATTTTTCATAACATTAAAAGGTCATCCGGATCGAGGTTGGAAAGAAAGTCGGGTTCTTCATGCAGGATGGCGCGGCCCATCGCCATAATCAGGGCGACCGCCCCGTCAATTTTGCTGTCTTTTTGCTCCTTGATGGGGCGCACAATGTCATCATTCCCGCCCATGGTTTTCCCCACGACATTACTGATACACCATGACAGGATGGGATGACCGTCGTGATGAAAGCGCCCGGACTGGATAGCGGCTTCCAGCTCTTTCATCGGGTCACTCATGTGGGTGAAGTTCTGGGTAATGATGATGGGGTTAATGCCCTCGTCCGCCAGTGAGTGAGATAAACCCGTTGCCCCAAAGGGATCAATCGGGGCCTCATTAACCGGGTTCAGGTGACAGGCGAGTTTGGCTTCTTCAAGGATGTAACGGTAATCCACTTCTGCCCCCTCAGTCACGGTCAGCAGATCCATTTCCACCCACTTCTTAAAACGTTCAGCGGTACGGCGGTTCTCGGTCTGCTCTACGCTGTACACGCTGTCATACGGCACCCAAAAACGCGGGGCAATACTGTAGTAATGCCGCTTACCGTCAATCTCGCGGACAAAAAGCCGGGCCATGCTGTTCATGTCCAGCTTACGGGCAAGGTCAAACGCCAGAAAACAGGGTTGACCCTCAAATTGCTCTAAGGTGAGCGTCGTGTCTTCACACTGCTTCCAGCTCAGCATATTGAAATAAGCTTCCCGGGCAGACACCCAGATATTCAGGTGCTTGGTTTTGAAGACGCTGGCTAACCGGGGGTTATTCAGGGCGCGCTGCTGCTGACTGAGCAGAAAGTCCGCATAGATTGACACGCCCATATTCGGATTGGCTTTCCGCAGTACGTCCGGCGAAGTCCAGTCGTCCCCGTCGTCCACGGTGTAAATCACCCCGAACAGCTCCTCATTGGGCACATTGCCGGACAGTATCTCTATCACTTCACGGCGCTTGTCATAACAAGGCCCTTCAATGTTGTAACCCGCCGTGGTAATGGCCCACATCAGGGGCTGGCGGCGTGCCCCCATCCCCGTCAGCATGGTGGTGTAAAGATCATCGGTGTCATGCTCGTGGTATTCATCGACAATCGCGCAGCTGGGCGACTGCCCGTCACCGGGATTGCCGATCAGCGGTTCAAACCGGGCACCGTCTGCCGGGCGGTTCAGGTTGGAGGCATTCACTTCAATGCCGAACGCCTCAACCAGCATCGGGGTGCGCTTGCACATCAATCGCGCAGGCCGGAACACTTCCCACGCCTGTTTCTCCGTGGTTGCGCCGGAATACACTTCCGCCCCGAATTCGTCATCACAGGTAAAGCAATAAAGTGCCACGCCCGCCGAAATCGCGGACTTGCCATTTTTACGGGGAATTTCGGTGTAGAC
Coding sequences within it:
- a CDS encoding terminase large subunit, translated to MSRKSYPNVNAASQYARDVVRGKIDAGRHVKDACRRHLDNLSQEKTTGFKYRFDKDRAEQAAKFIQLLPHTKGEWAFKRMPITLEPWQLFIICSVFGWVHKGSRLRRFREVYTEIPRKNGKSAISAGVALYCFTCDDEFGAEVYSGATTEKQAWEVFRPARLMCKRTPMLVEAFGIEVNASNLNRPADGARFEPLIGNPGDGQSPSCAIVDEYHEHDTDDLYTTMLTGMGARRQPLMWAITTAGYNIEGPCYDKRREVIEILSGNVPNEELFGVIYTVDDGDDWTSPDVLRKANPNMGVSIYADFLLSQQQRALNNPRLASVFKTKHLNIWVSAREAYFNMLSWKQCEDTTLTLEQFEGQPCFLAFDLARKLDMNSMARLFVREIDGKRHYYSIAPRFWVPYDSVYSVEQTENRRTAERFKKWVEMDLLTVTEGAEVDYRYILEEAKLACHLNPVNEAPIDPFGATGLSHSLADEGINPIIITQNFTHMSDPMKELEAAIQSGRFHHDGHPILSWCISNVVGKTMGGNDDIVRPIKEQKDSKIDGAVALIMAMGRAILHEEPDFLSNLDPDDLLML
- a CDS encoding phage portal protein; translation: MLLDALFRSESLENPKTPLTAEAAEHDGLFSADVYVSPETSMKLAAVYACIYVLASSVAQMPLHVMRKTGKSVEMAREHPAFYLTHDEPNDWQTSYKWRELKQRHVLGWGNGYTWVKRNRKGDVIALEACMPWETTLLNTGGRYTYGVYNDEGNFAISPDDMIHIRALGNNQKMGLSPILQHAETIGMGMSGQKYTSAFFGGNARPAGIVSVKGEISDKGWERLKLMWRKAAASLRSEENKTMLLPAELDYKALTVSPVDAQLIDMMKLNRSMIAGIFNVPAHMINDLEKATFSNISNQAIQFVRHTVMPWVVNWEQELNRRLFTRQERIAGFYVRFNLAGLLRGTPQERAQFYHFAITDGWMSRNEARAFEDMNPVDGLDEMLVSVNAANPVNGNQPNQPEHEDKPDE
- a CDS encoding phage major capsid protein — its product is MKLHELKQKRNTIAAQMRTLHDKIGDNAWTDEQRTEWNKAKTELDSIDAQIQREEELRHLDQQLVDNTEPEQRQQPGNPETEQAERRAAAFDRFLRHGLGEMSSEERQALKELRAQGTTPDEKGGYTVPTRMLNKVVEAMKAYGGIASVAQILSTSTGQTIEWATADGTAEEGELLGENTAASEEDTLFGTESLGAKKLSSKIIRVSNELLLDSGIDMEAYLAARIAQRIGRGEAKYLVKGTGTGSPQQPKGLETSVTGTVDAATKFSWKDMNSLKHALDPAYRNTGTFRWAFNDSTLKVITEMEDAQNRPLWLPEIAGVVPSTVLGVPYVIDQAIADMGAGNKFIYCGDFNRFIVRRVTYMTLRRLVERYADYDQTAFLAFHRFDCILEDTAAIKALVGKGGSNAA
- a CDS encoding HK97 family phage prohead protease gives rise to the protein MSDREMRCYSGEVRAEQLENQPTRIVGYGSVFNSRSEPLWGFREIIKPGAFDEVLNDDIRGLFNHDPNFILGRSTAGTLTVSVDERGLQYDIAAPDTQTIRDLVLAPMQRGDINQSSFAFRVARDGEHWYEDEEGIVIREIHKFSRLYDVSPVTYPAYQEAGSAVRSLNAWKEARSSGICQKAINEKRARERLLTLLNR